A window of Scophthalmus maximus strain ysfricsl-2021 chromosome 4, ASM2237912v1, whole genome shotgun sequence genomic DNA:
CTCTATGCCGACTTAACCTGTGAAAGGTTGCGTGTAAACAAGAAGAGAAGTGCATTAAAAACGTAGAACCAATCGACCACTATAGACCGCTGTGAACACTGACAGTGGGAGAGATGTTCTGTGCTTTTCATGAGCATGGGAGAGATGCATCACAATCACGGTCGTCCATTCAAGGATCAATATATCAAGTTCAGCCAGTCGACATTCCTGTcataaagctgctttcagaaatgCACTGATGTCTGGACAATGTCCGGAACTTTCCTGGGGGGCTGTAAGTGAGAACGCGAATGTCCGCAGATTATCtgtaacttttcctgccaagGCCCCTGCTAAAAATAACAGTATACGTCCAAGTGAGACGATtatgagaatacagcaggaaaatctccagaagattcacggCGACTGAGCaggcgctctacccaggcgccacccctcgtctgaatgttctggaaatctTCCGGctggtgtgaatgtgtcctCATCAATACATAGTTGTGCGAAAGATCTGCGTCATAAAGACAGAAATCTAACCTTCTTCCTACAGATCTCTAGCCAGATTTACCACTATCAGCGGAGACGCCACGGGCGAAACTGTTCCTCGGTAACATTGGGTGCCATCGTAAAAATGATCAATTAATAATTAACTCTGTCAAATGGGTAGTACAACTTTTATGAACACAGCAGCATAGTGCATCACTCCTAAGATTTGCCACACAACTGTTCCACGGAgctaaatttatatttaaagacGGCGTCTTAAATAGGACAGTCAGTCCATCCCCCTGGAcctgttccaaaaaaaatacagaaactcAATAATTTCCAGGCCGAgttaaaatttaatttgggaGTCGTCCAAACGTGGCACATCCGAGAGGCCCAGCAGATTAAATACACGCGGCAGAAACTCAGATTTGCTGGTGTAAGGAAAGTATATTTCTTAGAGAGCAAGCAATTTACAAAACTTTAActtgatgggattttttttctctgtgtaagTCTTAGTCTAATACTTGTCTTAGACAACAAACTACCCCGCCCCTTTCTAATTACAGTTAATCATATGGTGGGCACAGAGGGCTTACCAGAACTACAATATCCCTCATGTGTTCAAATTCCTCAGGGTGGAGAAAGGAGGTGAactcctctctgtctgctgccaGGTCGCCGTTCAGATCAGCAGTTTGAAATCTCCTCTCGTCTCGAGGAAGCATCTTTTTGAAGCTGAACTGATCTCTGGCCTCCTCAAACTCCTCCGGGTTCGCTAAGAGAGGGCGAAATCAAGGTAACCAGGTTACCGTACCGTTTAATGTACAACACGCCTGTAAACAGCCGTGTTGTACATTAAAAACCGGGGACATGGAGTGCTTGATAAAAGGGAATTCTTACAGAGGTAGTATCCATATGTGGCTTGCTTGTACTCATCCCATGAAATCTTGTTGTCTTTGTCCAGGTCGTAGTCCGTCCACACCTTTGCCACGTTCTCATACACGTAGCGCTTCTGCACGCGTTTGATCCACGCGTTGAGCTCGGCCGTGGTGATGTAGCCATCGGCATCGCCGTCTATCCGGTCCACGATTTTACTGCGAGACGAGGGAAGAAAGGAAGCCGCTGTAAGGAGACATTCTTTGTGCTGTCTCACATTTAACCCACTGGTGACATGTCCCACAATACACTGGTCCACTGTGGTCACAGGCCAGCAGAATAGGATAATaaccaaatatatatgtatataaataaatatgtgtgtggtAGTGCCATTTATACTACAAGGGATGTGGCTTCAATTAGACTCTGGTAGGAGGAGCGGGCAAACCCattttttagtaaaaaaagaGGTGCAGTGTAGCTGTGGTGTATTCTTAGAGCTGGGCTGCCACGTTGAGATGTTGCAGAGACCCTCCCACTCCCAGCACCACAGGAAGAGTTTTTCTTTGAGGGGGGAAGCCCAGTTAGCCAACGCGTGTTACATGGTGCCAGCTTGtcatccaaagaaaaaaatgaaacaaggaACAGCAGCACAGAGTCTGACCCAGGTACACCACAAGAAGCCTGAGACAGAACGAGCACTGTGCGAAGATCGTCTAGTGACACACGACCTCTTCGCCCAGACGTCATCATCACCTACAAACGCTTCTGTTCTGGTGATCCATAATTAAGATTTCGCCAGAGCAATTAGCtctggaggagtgtgtgtgtgtgtgtgtgtgtgtgtgtgtgtgtgtgcgtgctggtgACACGATGATGCAGCCCTGCAGATCTGCTGGCGTGCACATCCCTCCCAGCCACTCCTGGTCgtgttgttaaatgttaatgttggCAGTGACACGcgacagcagcagaggagtggGTGTGGGTGATTTACGATAACAACACATGGACACTTTAAACTGTCAGAGAGGTGCCTGCGTTCACTTCCCCACCAAAAAGAAGGTGCGATAATAACAAACAATGCTAATAAAAGGTCCTCACCCGAGTCTGTCCTTGCTCTCCTCGGGGGTGAGCTGGTCGAACGTTTTGGCCTCGTCTTTGCCCAGAAAGGCCTCGTGGTCGTACTGGAAGCTCTTGTTGTCTTCGTGCGCCTGCCTGAACAGCTCCGGGTCGTGGATGACTCTCTCCTTCCGCAGCGTGGGTTTACCGtgcaccgccgccgccgcgcacaggaggaggagcgcgcGCACGGAGCCGAGCCGGTCCATCGGTCCGGGGGTGAACGCTGGCTCTCACCGAGG
This region includes:
- the rcn1 gene encoding reticulocalbin-1, with the protein product MDRLGSVRALLLLCAAAAVHGKPTLRKERVIHDPELFRQAHEDNKSFQYDHEAFLGKDEAKTFDQLTPEESKDRLGKIVDRIDGDADGYITTAELNAWIKRVQKRYVYENVAKVWTDYDLDKDNKISWDEYKQATYGYYLSNPEEFEEARDQFSFKKMLPRDERRFQTADLNGDLAADREEFTSFLHPEEFEHMRDIVVLETLEDIDRNGDGHVDEDEYIADMFAHEDGGPEPDWVKTEREQFSDFRDLNKDGKMDQDEIRHWIMPQDYDHAQAEARHLVYESDQDKDQKLTKEEILENWNMFVGSQATNYGEDLTRNHDEL